A genomic stretch from bacterium includes:
- a CDS encoding 4-hydroxy-tetrahydrodipicolinate reductase — MKIIINGILGRMGKAIVKLAKQEGFTIVAGVDKESTIFEEIPVKNLPDELPKSVDCALDFSSPEGTVAIAEWCAKNGIPLVSGTTGLNDKQFETLRSASKKIPLFYATNMSLSVALLGKFASIYASANPDADIEIVEYHHRHKADAPSGTALTLAEKIAQARGLGKDSIIFGRHGKTGERPKKQIGIHAVRAGEITGEHHIIFADETQEVVLVHRARSRALFAKGALEAAKWLVKKPCGLYSIDDIVKTFFGGD, encoded by the coding sequence ATGAAAATAATAATAAACGGCATACTCGGTAGAATGGGGAAAGCTATAGTCAAGTTAGCCAAGCAAGAGGGTTTCACGATTGTCGCCGGCGTGGACAAAGAAAGCACGATTTTCGAGGAAATTCCCGTTAAGAACCTGCCCGATGAACTTCCAAAAAGCGTGGACTGTGCGCTTGACTTCTCCTCGCCTGAGGGCACAGTAGCTATTGCTGAATGGTGCGCTAAAAATGGTATTCCATTGGTCTCGGGAACGACGGGACTTAATGATAAGCAGTTCGAGACTCTGCGTTCTGCGTCGAAGAAAATACCACTTTTTTACGCGACCAATATGTCGCTTTCAGTCGCACTTCTCGGAAAATTCGCCTCCATTTATGCTTCGGCGAACCCGGATGCAGATATCGAAATCGTCGAATATCATCACCGGCACAAAGCTGATGCTCCGAGCGGAACGGCTTTGACACTGGCTGAAAAAATTGCGCAGGCTCGAGGTTTGGGAAAGGATTCGATAATTTTCGGGAGACACGGTAAAACCGGAGAGCGTCCGAAGAAGCAAATAGGGATACACGCTGTTCGCGCTGGTGAGATAACGGGCGAACACCACATAATTTTCGCTGATGAAACGCAGGAGGTAGTTCTCGTTCACAGAGCAAGAAGTCGAGCTCTTTTCGCTAAGGGTGCTTTGGAAGCTGCGAAATGGCTTGTCAAAAAGCCGTGTGGGCTTTATTCTATTGATGATATCGTGAAAACATTTTTCGGAGGTGATTAA